Proteins from a genomic interval of Xiphias gladius isolate SHS-SW01 ecotype Sanya breed wild chromosome 23, ASM1685928v1, whole genome shotgun sequence:
- the pcgf1 gene encoding polycomb group RING finger protein 1 isoform X1: MPAYRKSPLRNTAAGPPPPRLHPELEEVKLKIKDLNEHIVCYLCAGYFIDATTITECLHTFCKSCIVKYLQTSKYCPMCNIKIHETQPLLNLKLDRVMQDIVYKLVPGLQESEDKRIKEFYQSRGLERVIQPAGDDAVPDTTGLPYTSFDHSKAHFYRYDEQVSLCLERLSSSLAGKDKTKLTLQQKFVRCSVRAEVRHLRKVLCHRLNVEKHQVQMLFNNESLPDHMTMKRLWLSHWFGKAQPLVLHYTIKDKRTR, translated from the exons ATGCCCGCTTACAGAAAAAGTCCTCTTCGTAACACTGCTGCCGGGCCACCTCCGCCAAGGCTACACCCAGAGCTG GAGGAGGTCAAGCTGAAGATCAAGGACCTGAACGAACACATCGTCTGCTACCTTTGTGCGGGTTACTTCATAGATGCCACAACAATTACAGAGTGTTTGCACACCT TCTGTAAAAGTTGTATTGTAAAATACCTGCAAACGAGCAAGTATTGTCCAATGTGCAACATCAAAATCCATGAGACGCAGCCCTTACTCAATCTCAAACTGGATCGAGTGATGCAAGACATTGTCTACAAACTGGTGCCTGGACTTCAAGAAA GTGAagacaaaagaataaaagaatttTATCAGTCACGTGGGTTAGAGAGAGTCATCCAACCTGCTGGGGACG ATGCAGTCCCCGATACTACAGGTTTACCGTACACAAGCTTTGACCATTCAAAAGCTCACTTCTACAGATACGATGAGCAGGTTTCACTGTGTTTAGAAAGGCTAAG TTCATCGCTTGCTGGAAAAGATAAGACAAAACTAACTCTTCAG CAGAAGTTTGTTCGCTGTTCTGTCCGAGCCGAAGTGAGGCACCTACGGAAAGTGCTTTGTCACCGGCTAAACGTTGAAAAACACcag GTCCAGATGTTGTTCAATAACGAGTCTCTGCCCGATCACATGACCATGAAACGATTATGGCTCTCACACTGGTTTGGCAAG GCCCAACCATTAGTTCTTCACTACACCATCAAGGACAAAAGGACCAGATAg